From Salvia splendens isolate huo1 chromosome 3, SspV2, whole genome shotgun sequence, a single genomic window includes:
- the LOC121795879 gene encoding glucose-1-phosphate adenylyltransferase large subunit 3, chloroplastic/amyloplastic-like → MAVTAGGRVALSATGQLHRPTRSYARSGRLVKFGNGEFMGQKLKFAPVQQRKNDNAIRSHVCNSLTADLAGEAKLRDLEVEKRDARTVVAIILGGGAGTRLFPLTKRRAKPAVPMGGAYRLIDVPMSNCINSGVNKVYILTQFNSASLNRHLARAYNFGSGVSFGDGYVEVLAATQTPGQAGKNWFQGTADAVRQFHWLFEDPRSKDIEDVLILSGDHLYRMDYMDFVQSHRQSGADITLSSLPIDESRASDFGLMKIDDKGRVLSFSEKPRGNELKAMAVDTTVLGLSQEEAEKKPYIASMGVYVFKKDILLNLLRWRFPTANDFGSEIIPASAREFHIQAYLFNDYWEDIGTIRSFFEANLALTEHPPRFSFYDATKPIYTSRRNLPPSKIDDSKIVDSIVSHGSFLTSCLVEHSVIGIRSRINSKAHLKDTVMLGADFYETDSEIASALSKGKVPVGIGENTRIKECIIDKNARIGKNVVIENSEGVQEADRTSEGFYIRSGVTIILKNAIIKDGTVI, encoded by the exons ATGGCAGTCACTGCCGGTGGCCGCGTCGCCCTGTCTGCCACAGGGCAGCTGCACCGCCCCACGAGATCTTACGCTCGAAGCGGGAGGCTAGTGAAGTTTGGCAATGGAGAGTTCATGGGGCAGAAGCTCAAGTTTGCTCCAGTGCAGCAGAGGAAGAATGACAATGCTATTAGAAGCCATGTCTGCAATTCACTCACAGCTGACTTGGCGGGTGAGGCCAAG TTGAGGGACCTGGAGGTGGAGAAGAGGGATGCAAGGACTGTTGTCGCCATTATTCTAGGAGGAGGAGCAGGCACCCGTTTGTTCCCACTCACAAAGCGCCGTGCCAAGCCAGCT GTTCCAATGGGAGGAGCATATAGGCTAATTGATGTGCCAATGAGTAACTGCATCAACAGTGGGGTCAACAAAGTATACATTCTCACTCAGTTCAACTCGGCATCACTCAACAGGCATCTCGCAAGAGCTTACAATTTTGGAAGCGGTGTCTCATTTGGAGATGGCTATGTTGAG GTATTAGCTGCCACTCAAACTCCCGGTCAGGCAGGTAAAAATTGGTTTCAGGGTACTGCAGATGCTGTGCGGCAATTCCACTGGCTTTTTGAG GATCCAAGAAGTAAAGATATTGAAGATGTTCTCATTCTATCTGGCGATCACTTGTACAGGATGGACTACATGGACTTTGTTCAG TCTCACCGCCAAAGTGGGGCAGATATTACTTTGTCATCTTTACCTATAGACGAAAG CCGCGCCTCAGATTTTGGTTTGATGAAGATTGACGATAAAGGAAGGGTCCTTTCATTCAGTGAAAAACCAAGGGGGAATGAGTTGAAGGCAATG GCAGTAGACACAACAGTTCTTGGACTCTCTCAAGAAGAGGCAGAGAAGAAGCCTTATATAGCTTCAATGGGAGTTTATGTCTTCAAGAAGGATATACTTCTCAATCTTTTAAG ATGGCGTTTCCCAACTGCGAACGATTTTGGATCAGAAATAATCCCTGCATCAGCTAGAGAATTCCATATTCAG GCTTATCTATTTAATGACTACTGGGAAGATATTGGGACAATACGTTCCTTTTTTGAAGCAAATCTAGCCCTTACAGAACAT CCACCAAGATTCAGCTTCTATGATGCTACAAAGCCAATCTACACATCTAGAAGAAACTTACCACCATCAAAGATAGATGACAGCAAG ATTGTTGACTCTATAGTTTCGCATGGTAGTTTCTTGACCAGTTGCTTGGTCGAGCACAGTGTTATTGGTATTCGTTCACGCATAAACTCCAAGGCCCACCTAAAG GATACGGTGATGCTGGGAGCTGACTTCTATGAAACTGATTCAGAAATTGCCTCTGCCTTATCAAAGGGGAAAGTGCCTGTAGGAATTGGAGAGAATACAAGAATCAA AGAATGCATCATTGACAAGAATGCTAGAATTGGTAAAAACGTCGTCATTGAAAATTCAGAG GGTGTACAAGAGGCTGACAGAACTTCAGAAGGATTTTACATCCGATCAGGCGTTAccataattttgaaaaatgcaaTAATCAAAGATGGAACAGTTATATAA
- the LOC121795880 gene encoding DEAD-box ATP-dependent RNA helicase 58, chloroplastic-like isoform X1 has product MASSFAAHTHPLSWTSSMKLLSHSFAPPNRKSSLLSYRRNRMSNCLSLSASVNSTVETNNICSTLLELCEGHVPDHVLQRAEEVGYIVPTPVQNEALPVLFSGRDCVIHAQTGSGKTLAYLLLIFSVVNPQRSSVQAVIVVPTRELGMQVTKVARTLAAKSLQLENEQKSCTVMALLDGGTLRRHKSWLKVEPPVIVIATLRSLCQMLDKHILKLDALRVLVIDEVDFMFNSSKEVSSLKKLLTIHSSINSRQTVFASASIPQHRRFVYDCIQQKWTKANVVHVHVNPIEPMPLCLHHRYVICGNREKYSTLLQLLQSDSPLSAIIFVGEQSEKSKKAGNAPSTTLLIEFLRTSYGGCLELVLLEEDINFNQRATSITDLKQSGDYLLVATDIAGRGVDLPETTHIYNFDIPKDAINYLHRAGRTGRKPFSDSKCYVTSIISAEERFVLQRFENELKFHCEELLFSE; this is encoded by the exons ATGGCGTCTTCCTTTGCAGCTCATACGCACCCTTTATCATGGACATCCTCAATGAAGCTGCTCTCTCATTCGTTTGCCCCTCCTAATCGCAAGAGCTCATTGCTTTCTTACCGCAGAAATCGTATGTCAAACTGTCTTTCGCTATCCGCTTCTGTCAATTCTACTGTGGAAACCAACAATATATGCTCAACGCTGCTTGAACTGTGTGAAGGTCACGTGCCCGATCACGTGCTCCAGAG GGCGGAGGAGGTTGGATACATAGTGCCGACGCCAGTACAGAATGAGGCGCTTCCGGTGTTATTTTCCGGCCGTGATTGTGTGATTCATGCTCAG ACAGGTTCAGGAAAGACCCTAGCGTACCTACTTTTGATATTCTCAGTTGTCAATCCACAAAGGTCATCCGTGCAGGCTGTGATTGTTGTGCCCACACGAGAACTCGGTATGCAG GTCACAAAAGTTGCTCGTACTTTGGCTGCAAAATCTCTGCAGCTTGAGAATGAACAGAAGTCATGTACAGTCATGGCTCTTTTAGACGGTGGAACATTGAGAAGACATAAGAGTTGGTTAAAG GTGGAACCCCCTGTTATAGTAATTGCTACTTTGAGGAGTCTATGCCAGATGCTTGACAAGCATATTCTTAAGTTGGATGCCTTGCGAGTGTTGGTAATTGATGAG GTTGATTTTATGTTTAATTCTTCCAAGGAGGTGAGCTCTTTAAAGAAGCTTTTGACAATCCACTCGTCAATCAATAGCCGCCAAACTGTATTTGCTAGTGCATCTATTCCTCAGCATAGACGATTTGTGTATGACTGTATACAGCAGAAATGGACCAAG GCGAATGTTGTGCATGTCCATGTAAACCCAATAGAGCCAATGCCTTTGTGCCTTCATCACAGATATGTG ATATGTGGTAACAGAGAGAAGTACTCTACGCTCCTACAGTTGTTACAGTCTGATTCACCTCTATCTGCCATCATTTTTGTTGGAGAGCAA TCTGAGAAGTCAAAGAAAGCTGGAAATGCTCCGTCTACAACTCTTCTGATTGAATTTCTGAGAACATCTTATGGAGGATGCCTAGAGTTAGTTCTGTTAGAGGAAGACATCAATTTTAACCAACGAGCTACTTCCATAACT GACCTCAAGCAATCAGGAGATTATCTTCTTGTTGCAACAGATATAGCTGGTAGAGGAGTTGATCTGCCTGAAACAACCCATATATATAACTTTGATATCCCAAAAGATGCAATTAATTATCTTCATCGGGCAGGAAGAACAGGTAGGAAGCCTTTTTCAGACAGTAAATGTTATGTCACCAGCATTATATCAGCAGAAGAACGCTTTGTCTTGCAGAGATTTGAGaatgaattaaaatttcattgtGAAGAATTGTTATTTTCGGAATAG
- the LOC121795880 gene encoding DEAD-box ATP-dependent RNA helicase 58, chloroplastic-like isoform X2, translating to MFSQAEEVGYIVPTPVQNEALPVLFSGRDCVIHAQTGSGKTLAYLLLIFSVVNPQRSSVQAVIVVPTRELGMQVTKVARTLAAKSLQLENEQKSCTVMALLDGGTLRRHKSWLKVEPPVIVIATLRSLCQMLDKHILKLDALRVLVIDEVDFMFNSSKEVSSLKKLLTIHSSINSRQTVFASASIPQHRRFVYDCIQQKWTKANVVHVHVNPIEPMPLCLHHRYVICGNREKYSTLLQLLQSDSPLSAIIFVGEQSEKSKKAGNAPSTTLLIEFLRTSYGGCLELVLLEEDINFNQRATSITDLKQSGDYLLVATDIAGRGVDLPETTHIYNFDIPKDAINYLHRAGRTGRKPFSDSKCYVTSIISAEERFVLQRFENELKFHCEELLFSE from the exons ATGTTCTCACA GGCGGAGGAGGTTGGATACATAGTGCCGACGCCAGTACAGAATGAGGCGCTTCCGGTGTTATTTTCCGGCCGTGATTGTGTGATTCATGCTCAG ACAGGTTCAGGAAAGACCCTAGCGTACCTACTTTTGATATTCTCAGTTGTCAATCCACAAAGGTCATCCGTGCAGGCTGTGATTGTTGTGCCCACACGAGAACTCGGTATGCAG GTCACAAAAGTTGCTCGTACTTTGGCTGCAAAATCTCTGCAGCTTGAGAATGAACAGAAGTCATGTACAGTCATGGCTCTTTTAGACGGTGGAACATTGAGAAGACATAAGAGTTGGTTAAAG GTGGAACCCCCTGTTATAGTAATTGCTACTTTGAGGAGTCTATGCCAGATGCTTGACAAGCATATTCTTAAGTTGGATGCCTTGCGAGTGTTGGTAATTGATGAG GTTGATTTTATGTTTAATTCTTCCAAGGAGGTGAGCTCTTTAAAGAAGCTTTTGACAATCCACTCGTCAATCAATAGCCGCCAAACTGTATTTGCTAGTGCATCTATTCCTCAGCATAGACGATTTGTGTATGACTGTATACAGCAGAAATGGACCAAG GCGAATGTTGTGCATGTCCATGTAAACCCAATAGAGCCAATGCCTTTGTGCCTTCATCACAGATATGTG ATATGTGGTAACAGAGAGAAGTACTCTACGCTCCTACAGTTGTTACAGTCTGATTCACCTCTATCTGCCATCATTTTTGTTGGAGAGCAA TCTGAGAAGTCAAAGAAAGCTGGAAATGCTCCGTCTACAACTCTTCTGATTGAATTTCTGAGAACATCTTATGGAGGATGCCTAGAGTTAGTTCTGTTAGAGGAAGACATCAATTTTAACCAACGAGCTACTTCCATAACT GACCTCAAGCAATCAGGAGATTATCTTCTTGTTGCAACAGATATAGCTGGTAGAGGAGTTGATCTGCCTGAAACAACCCATATATATAACTTTGATATCCCAAAAGATGCAATTAATTATCTTCATCGGGCAGGAAGAACAGGTAGGAAGCCTTTTTCAGACAGTAAATGTTATGTCACCAGCATTATATCAGCAGAAGAACGCTTTGTCTTGCAGAGATTTGAGaatgaattaaaatttcattgtGAAGAATTGTTATTTTCGGAATAG
- the LOC121796961 gene encoding uncharacterized protein LOC121796961 has protein sequence MVLWHPPDAPWVKLNTDGAFSASTLEAGEGGLVRGPDGGLLRAFYSPITASSSFEAELLALIRGLGMAMELSTHIWIELDLAALVTLLSSGRLGSADIRHHTALIRSMTAQRHVRFSHIYREGNQAADFLAGRGLRPLPLLIMTQSLRLAMSRR, from the coding sequence ATGGTCTTATGGCATCCCCCTGATGCCCcgtgggtgaagctgaacactgATGGTGCCTTCTCTGCATCGACGCTGGAGGCGGGGGAGGGAGGATTGGTTCGAGGGCCGGATGGAGGCCTTCTACGGGCCTTCTACTCTCCGATTACcgcatcatcgagctttgaggcggagctgttggctCTGATTCGGGGTTTGGGGATGGCGATGGAGCTTTCGACCCACATTTGGATTGAGCTTGACTTAGCAGCTCTGGTTACCTTGTTGTCATCTGGACGACTTGGCTCTGCGGATATTAGACATCACACGGCTTTGATCCGGAGTATGACTGCTCAGCGGCATGTTCGGTTCTCACATATCTACAGAGAAGGGAACCAGGCTGCCGActttctggcaggtagggggcTCAGACCCCTGCCCTTACTTATTATGACCCAATCTCTACGCCTCGCTATGTCAAGGCGctag
- the LOC121796962 gene encoding uncharacterized protein LOC121796962, with protein MQFLGSVGIVCPTGWVHFVVFQHCWDIVGSNVIEAVGDFFSGAFMPRSFTATMIILILKKLNPVTWGDFRPISLCNVTNKIITKILASRLAPLLPLVIASNQSGFNKGRLLSDNALLAQELIHDLGKEL; from the coding sequence ATGCAGTTTTTGGGATCAGTGGGGATAGTGTGTCCGACCGGATGGGTTCACTTCGTTGTTTTTCAGCACTGCTGGGACATTGTTGGGAGTAATGTGATTGAAGCCGTTGGAGACTTCTTCAGTGGAGCTTTTATGCCCCGAAGCTTCACAGCGACCATGATCATTCTCATCCTGAAGAAGCTTAACCCGGTCACGTGGGGAGATTTCAGACCGATCAGCCTATGCAATGTTAcgaacaagatcatcacaaagATCCTCGCCTCGAGACTAGCACCATTACTTCCCCTAGTCATTGCATCAAATCAGAGTGGGTTCAACAAGGGCCGTCTGCTTAGTGACAATGCTCTTCTGGCCCAAGAGTTGATACATGACCTGGGGAAAGAACTTTAG
- the LOC121797416 gene encoding 3-dehydrosphinganine reductase TSC10A-like — MAEVYFSFFSLLLFIPLSVLLILYLIVRPKAVRVPIKNRHVFITGGSSGIGLALAHLCAQRGADVSLLARNLTRLEEAQKSIKLATGRDVRIFSADVRDYDAVNRAVEEAGPIDVLVCNHGVYVPQELEEQELEEIKFMIDVNLTGTFHLIKAALPGMKKNRAEKGPGSIAIMSSQAGQVGIYGYTAYSASKFGLKGLAEALQHEVIADNIHLSLIFPPDTETPGFAEENKRRPQLTSIIAASSGAMKADEVALKSLKGIQSGTFMVPCNLEGFLLAVATAGLSPQRSCLSAFVEVMTAGIMRLAGLVIQWNWFSSIEKWHAKK, encoded by the exons ATGGCGGAAGTCtacttctccttcttctctctcctcctATTCATCCCACTCTCTGTGCTACTCATCCTCTACCTGATCGTCCGCCCCAAGGCCGTCCGCGTCCCGATTAAGAACCGCCACGTCTTCATCACCGGCGGCTCCAGCGGCATCGGCCTAGCCCTAGCGCACCTCTGCGCTCAGAGAGGCGCCGACGTCTCCCTCCTCGCGCGCAACCTCACCCGCCTCGAAGAGGCGCAGAAGTCCATCAAGCTCGCCACCGGCCGCGATGTCAGGATCTTCAGCGCCGACGTCAGGGACTACGACGCCGTCAATCGCGCGGTGGAGGAGGCCGGCCCGATCGACGTGCTCGTGTGCAATCACGGGGTTTACGTGCCGCAGGAATTGGAGGAGCAGGAACTGGAGGAGATTAAGTTCATGATCGATGTGAATCTCACGGGGACTTTTCATTTGATCAAGGCCGCTTTGCCTGGGATGAAGAAGAATCGGGCCGAGAAAGGCCCCGGTTCAATTGCGATTATGTCGTCGCAGGCAGGCCAG GTTGGCATATATGGATACACAGCTTATTCTGCCAGTAAGTTTGGCCTCAAGGGTTTGGCTGAAGCGCTGCAACACGAGGTTATAGCAGACAACATTCATCTCAGCCTAATTTTTCCTCCGGACACTGAAACTCCTGGTTTTGCAGAAG AGAACAAGAGACGTCCCCAGCTGACTAGTATAATAGCAGCTTCCTCTGGCGCAATGAAAGCTGACGAAGTCGCTCTAAAATCTCTGAAAGGAATCCAGTCGGGCACATTCATGGTCCCTTGCAACTTGGAAGGATTCTTACTGGCTGTTGCAACAGCTGGTTTATCCCCTCAGAGGTCGTGTCTGAGTGCCTTCGTGGAGGTAATGACCGCTGGTATTATGCGTCTGGCCGGCTTAGTTATTCAATGGAATTGGTTCAGCAGCATCGAGAAATGGCATGCAAAGAAGTAG